A region of Candidatus Poribacteria bacterium DNA encodes the following proteins:
- a CDS encoding Gfo/Idh/MocA family oxidoreductase produces MKTKIGIGIISFAHGHANAYCSQMQTFDDVELVACWDDNAERGEAAATQYGMHYSPHLEDVVNHPDIHAVIVTCETNRHAEMVAAAASEGKHILCQKPMALTLEDCDRIAEVVEKTGVKFMMGYQMRRDPANIAMKELIDSGVLGKVGVLRRRHCINALFSEAFVTGPSRWHIDPEKNMGMFMDDASHATDFIHWMLGKPTSVIAEIDNILTDVAPDDTGLAVYRFAGGEMAILLNTSVTLAGENTTEIYGDEGVVIQNYGDAPSCNIPRPADAVALKLYTRDEPSWKDLGIPIPDGHGERIGGVPRPFIDCLKNGTEPDVTVEDGRVSVEMILGAYRSAQEGRRITFPL; encoded by the coding sequence ATGAAAACAAAGATTGGTATCGGCATCATAAGTTTTGCGCATGGGCACGCGAACGCATACTGCAGCCAGATGCAAACGTTTGACGATGTTGAACTCGTTGCGTGTTGGGACGATAACGCTGAACGCGGCGAAGCCGCCGCGACACAATACGGCATGCATTACTCACCGCATCTCGAAGATGTTGTCAACCACCCCGATATTCACGCCGTTATTGTGACGTGTGAAACGAATCGGCACGCGGAGATGGTGGCGGCAGCAGCGTCCGAGGGGAAGCACATCCTCTGCCAAAAACCGATGGCACTCACGTTAGAAGATTGCGATCGGATTGCTGAGGTCGTCGAGAAAACGGGTGTGAAATTTATGATGGGTTATCAGATGCGGCGCGATCCGGCAAACATCGCGATGAAAGAACTGATTGATAGCGGTGTTTTGGGTAAAGTTGGGGTGCTACGTCGTCGGCACTGTATCAACGCCTTATTTAGCGAAGCCTTTGTGACGGGACCCAGTCGTTGGCATATCGATCCAGAGAAGAACATGGGGATGTTCATGGACGATGCCTCTCACGCAACCGATTTTATCCACTGGATGCTCGGTAAACCGACGAGCGTTATTGCCGAGATTGATAACATTTTGACGGATGTCGCACCCGATGACACGGGGTTGGCGGTCTATCGGTTTGCGGGTGGAGAGATGGCGATTCTACTGAACACATCTGTGACACTCGCTGGTGAGAATACAACTGAAATCTACGGCGATGAAGGTGTGGTAATTCAGAACTATGGCGACGCACCTTCGTGCAATATCCCTCGTCCGGCAGATGCAGTTGCGCTGAAGTTGTATACACGAGACGAACCCTCATGGAAAGACCTTGGTATCCCTATTCCAGATGGCCACGGGGAACGAATTGGCGGTGTACCGCGCCCATTTATCGACTGCCTGAAGAACGGGACAGAACCTGATGTCACAGTGGAGGATGGACGCGTTTCGGTGGAGATGATTTTGGGAGCATATCGCTCTGCCCAGGAGGGACGACGTATCACGTTTCCGCTCTAA